The segment CCGCGCGCGGGAATCGGTCGTCGTCATTACATTTTCAGGTCGAGATGGCAAACAACTTGGCATCGGTAGCGGATTTGTACTCGAGTCCGATGGTTTAATTGCAACTAACAGGCATGTCATCGGGGACGCGCGTCCGATTTCCGTCCAGTTCGCTAACGGTCAGAAGTATGAAGTCGCGGAAGTCAGAGCGACGGACAGCAAGCTCGACCTGGCTCTATTAAAAATCAACGCCAAAGATCTGCCGGCTTTGCCCGTTCGATTCACGGGAGAGGTCCGCGATGGCGAATCGGTAATCGCACTCGGTAATCCGCTGGGTTTAAAACATTCTGTCGTCAAAGGAATTATTTCGGGTCAACGTGAAGTGGAAGGACGCAACATGCTGCAGTTGGCCATTCCCATCGAACAGGGCAACAGCGGCGGTCCTGTTCTGAATCAACAGGGGGAAGTCGTCGGACTCGTCACCCTGAAATCGCTTGCCAGTGAAAACCTCGGATTCGCCGTTCCCGCCTCCGATTTAAAACTGCTCATCGACAAACCGAATCCGATTCCAATGTCTCGCTGGTTGACCATCGGAAGATTGGATGAAGAAAAATGGACTGATCTCTTCGGAGCGACCTGGAGACAACGGTCCGGACAAATCCACGTTCAGGGTTCCGGAAAAGGATTCGGTGGTCGCGCCTTATTGCTCTCCACCAATGCAGTTCCCGAACCCCCGTATGAAATTGCCGTGCAAGTCAAACAGGATCAGACAGACGGCGCCGCCGGAATTGTGTTCGCTTCGAACGGGGAATACGAACACTATGGTTTCTATCCCTCAGGAGGACGAATTCGTCTCAGCAAATTTAACGGTCCCGATGTTCTCACCTGGCAGGTGCTGAAAGAAATCGACAGCCCTTTGCTCCAAGAAGACTGGAACAACCTCAAGGTCCGCGTCGAAGAAGAAGGTGTTCTCTGTTATTTAAACGGGGAGCAGGTGATCAACTTGCCGCGCGTCAAAATTGAAACGGGTTCCGTCGGCCTGGCCAAGTTCCGCGATACGACAGCCCAGTTCAAAAACTTTCAACTGGGTAAGGAAGTTGAATCACTCGAACCATCGGTTGAAGTCCGAAACAGTATCAACGGTCTGATTGACAACACCGACACCCGGAATCTCACCTCAGCCGAGCTTTCCAAACAGTTACTTCCTCATGCGACGTTTACATCTACCTTACTCGAAAAGAAGGCCGCGGAACTGGAGCGGCAAGCAGAGCAAATTCGGCAACTGGCCCGAGACGTTCATCGAGAACGCGTACTCGCTTCCTTCGCAGAAGTTCTGCAGAACGAGGACGCCAACTTATTCACTGGTGCCTTGCATATCTCGTGGCTCGACAACGAAGAACTTGATATCACTAGCTATGAGCAGGAGCTGACACGGCTGGCCGATATTTTAAAGAGCCGATTCGAAGAGTCGACGAGCGAAGCGGAGAAGTTCTCCGAGTTGAACCGATTCCTGTTTGAAGAACTCGGATTCCATGGAAGTCGAACCAATTACTATCACCGCTCCAATAGCTACTTGAACGAGGTACTTGACGATCGCGAAGGGTTGCCGATTTCGCTTTCCGTACTTTATCAGGCCGTTGGAAAACGGATTGGACTGCAAATCGATGGCGTTGGGTTACCCGGTCATTATGTCTCCCGGTTTGTACCGACCGAAGGAGAACCGCAGTTGGTTGATCCCTTCGAACAAGGCAAGTTACTTTCTCGTCAGGACGCGGAGTTAATTGTGCTGGCCTACAGTGGCCGCGCATTCGACGACTCCGCCCTCGCGGCACAAACCACGACTGAAACTTTGACCCGCATGTTGCGCAATCTGCTA is part of the Polystyrenella longa genome and harbors:
- a CDS encoding transglutaminase family protein, coding for MYLKKMYRKKPLLYRCSPLLLAFACLIFAAYAEDGTPASSATAPMVTSSEGPAGAERPMPLEETGTLVSDMAIEELVARARESVVVITFSGRDGKQLGIGSGFVLESDGLIATNRHVIGDARPISVQFANGQKYEVAEVRATDSKLDLALLKINAKDLPALPVRFTGEVRDGESVIALGNPLGLKHSVVKGIISGQREVEGRNMLQLAIPIEQGNSGGPVLNQQGEVVGLVTLKSLASENLGFAVPASDLKLLIDKPNPIPMSRWLTIGRLDEEKWTDLFGATWRQRSGQIHVQGSGKGFGGRALLLSTNAVPEPPYEIAVQVKQDQTDGAAGIVFASNGEYEHYGFYPSGGRIRLSKFNGPDVLTWQVLKEIDSPLLQEDWNNLKVRVEEEGVLCYLNGEQVINLPRVKIETGSVGLAKFRDTTAQFKNFQLGKEVESLEPSVEVRNSINGLIDNTDTRNLTSAELSKQLLPHATFTSTLLEKKAAELERQAEQIRQLARDVHRERVLASFAEVLQNEDANLFTGALHISWLDNEELDITSYEQELTRLADILKSRFEESTSEAEKFSELNRFLFEELGFHGSRTNYYHRSNSYLNEVLDDREGLPISLSVLYQAVGKRIGLQIDGVGLPGHYVSRFVPTEGEPQLVDPFEQGKLLSRQDAELIVLAYSGRAFDDSALAAQTTTETLTRMLRNLLSIAQDKQEEERMLNYMHFLIVLDPESAEDRWGRALLAYRATRLDQAIVDIEWLEEQSPPIINPRAVAQLRLAIQQKQDRLNSE